A region of candidate division KSB1 bacterium DNA encodes the following proteins:
- a CDS encoding RNA-binding protein has product MIIYVGNLPQDFEEDELVEMFEEYGKVNSVKIIRDQITNRSRGYAFVKMDDKEAARQAIEDWDQGSIDDQIIKVQEARFSNKSGKKGEGKSNTRRSKRI; this is encoded by the coding sequence ATGATCATTTATGTTGGAAATTTGCCACAGGACTTCGAGGAAGATGAACTTGTCGAGATGTTCGAGGAATATGGCAAAGTAAATAGTGTCAAGATCATCCGCGATCAAATCACCAATCGGTCGCGCGGCTACGCTTTTGTGAAAATGGATGATAAGGAGGCCGCCCGTCAAGCGATAGAAGATTGGGATCAAGGATCGATCGATGATCAAATTATCAAAGTGCAGGAAGCGAGATTTTCTAACAAAAGCGGCAAAAAAGGAGAGGGAAAATCAAATACGAGGCGCAGCAAGCGGATTTAG
- a CDS encoding RNA-binding protein, protein MNLYIGNLSEKVTDDDLRQTFETYGEVSSAKVITDRYTKASRGFGFVEMPVQQDALTAMDELNNTELKGKRIVVNEARQRTDKRRDSSSPGRRNSTWQNRY, encoded by the coding sequence ATGAACCTCTACATTGGCAATTTATCAGAGAAAGTCACAGACGACGATTTGCGTCAGACATTTGAAACTTACGGTGAAGTCTCCTCGGCAAAGGTCATCACGGACAGGTACACGAAAGCCAGTCGCGGATTTGGCTTTGTTGAGATGCCAGTCCAGCAGGATGCGCTAACCGCTATGGACGAATTGAATAATACCGAACTCAAAGGTAAACGCATTGTCGTTAATGAAGCGCGACAACGAACCGATAAACGTCGCGATTCGAGCAGCCCAGGTCGGCGCAATAGCACATGGCAGAACCGATATTAA
- the trxA gene encoding thioredoxin has translation MNQQMVDLRRDVVEPSFQQPVVVDFWAEWCSPCRMLGPILEKLAKQANGRWKLVKIDTETQPDIAMQFGIQSIPAVKMVYQGQIIAEFVGALPEAHVVRWLEENLPTKSKDALQQAMEALEFGDLQRAKQLLQYSVNQDENNLDAKVMLARILFLENPDKAIKLVEKVDEAHPMFDQVDAMRVLQRLMNSSKDLGKEAKQGHPEAWSLYLKGIDALKKRDFETALESWIESIIIDRKVDDDGARKACVSLFKILGNEHPLTQKYHRRFSSALF, from the coding sequence ATGAATCAGCAGATGGTGGATTTAAGGCGGGATGTGGTAGAGCCCAGTTTTCAGCAGCCAGTGGTAGTGGATTTTTGGGCGGAATGGTGTTCGCCCTGTCGGATGTTAGGTCCGATTTTAGAGAAGTTAGCTAAACAAGCCAATGGTCGCTGGAAATTGGTGAAGATTGATACGGAGACGCAGCCGGATATTGCGATGCAATTCGGCATTCAAAGTATTCCGGCGGTAAAGATGGTTTATCAAGGGCAAATTATTGCTGAGTTTGTGGGTGCACTGCCAGAGGCCCACGTCGTGAGATGGCTGGAGGAAAACCTGCCCACAAAATCGAAAGATGCCCTCCAACAGGCCATGGAAGCCCTGGAATTTGGCGATCTCCAGCGAGCCAAACAGTTGCTGCAGTACTCCGTGAACCAGGATGAAAATAATCTCGATGCAAAAGTGATGCTCGCTCGCATTCTGTTTTTAGAAAATCCTGATAAAGCGATTAAACTGGTGGAAAAGGTAGATGAGGCGCATCCAATGTTCGATCAGGTCGATGCCATGCGGGTGTTGCAGCGGCTGATGAATTCATCTAAAGATCTCGGAAAAGAGGCAAAACAAGGTCATCCAGAGGCCTGGTCCCTGTATCTTAAAGGGATCGACGCGTTGAAAAAACGCGATTTTGAAACGGCGCTGGAATCCTGGATCGAATCCATCATCATCGACCGCAAAGTCGATGACGATGGAGCCCGCAAAGCCTGTGTCTCCTTGTTTAAAATACTAGGAAATGAGCATCCATTGACCCAAAAATATCATCGGAGATTTTCTTCAGCGCTTTTTTGA
- a CDS encoding xanthine dehydrogenase family protein molybdopterin-binding subunit — translation MKEQFSLIGNPIPRQDARTKVTGQAMFADDYNLPGQLFGVMVRLPVAHARIHRIDYSAIHSDPAIVAICDSNDIPGAKKVGVVKADQPIFAFEKIVTPGDVVAMLLGESEEKLFPLRDKVRVDYEPLPGLTDPRLALAPDAPLIHPETGTNLIVHHPLRKGDVEQGFAKSDFIIEQTYTTPWIEHAYLEPEAVLGYPVKGRDEIKIIGSIQNPYTARRIVAAALGWPLARVRVEQAELGGSFGGKDDIMDILAARAAIGALKTGRPIKIRYRREESILESYKRHPYIMHYKVGFNRDGKIIAMKIDILADGGAYASMSPFVTWRTVVQATGPYEIEHVWTDVRAVYTNNPYTGAMRGFGSPQPIFAQESLIDEIAIQLGKTPDEIRRINGLRLGSITATGQRLENHDVNLIDILDRAVATTDFRLKWQKNQDENNWKQIGEWLRQLASGDGTNLILRPSDFLPADETIKKGIGLAMSYRGCSLGAEGIDAAAAYLSVQTDGSAYLISGLAENGQGLRTTFSIIAAEVLGIEVEDICYLEQDTGLVPDSGPTVASRSTIMGGGAVKAAADIVRVRLEQLVRSEWQLDPSQKLIFRHREIWLEDDPQHRISFANLCNLAYQKGICLAAIGWYPGPKVDWHESTGQGQAYFTYVYGCQVAEVSVNIATGEVYVERVVAVHNPGTVINLLGAQGQIYGGVTQGAGYGLWEEISSQDGFIRELNFDQYLIPTSKDIGEIVPIFMEGRDCYGPWGAKSLGEPAMELTAAAIANAVRNAVGVRYFHLPLNLEEIFLRRKLRPADLGRGSAR, via the coding sequence ATGAAAGAGCAATTTTCACTCATTGGCAACCCCATCCCTCGCCAGGATGCCCGCACCAAAGTCACGGGTCAGGCCATGTTTGCGGATGATTATAACCTGCCTGGTCAGCTTTTTGGGGTGATGGTTCGCCTGCCTGTGGCTCATGCCAGAATTCATCGTATCGACTATTCTGCTATTCACTCGGATCCTGCCATTGTAGCCATCTGCGATAGCAATGATATCCCTGGCGCCAAAAAAGTGGGCGTGGTGAAGGCCGATCAGCCGATCTTCGCCTTCGAGAAAATCGTGACTCCAGGCGATGTTGTCGCCATGCTGTTAGGCGAGTCCGAAGAGAAATTATTTCCGTTACGAGACAAAGTTCGGGTGGATTATGAGCCACTGCCTGGGCTCACCGATCCCAGGCTGGCCCTGGCGCCCGATGCGCCATTGATCCATCCCGAAACGGGCACCAATTTGATCGTCCATCATCCGCTGCGCAAGGGCGATGTGGAGCAGGGATTTGCCAAAAGCGATTTCATCATCGAGCAGACTTACACCACGCCATGGATCGAACACGCCTACCTGGAGCCCGAGGCGGTGCTGGGCTATCCCGTCAAAGGCAGGGATGAGATCAAAATCATCGGGAGCATTCAAAATCCGTACACGGCTCGGCGGATTGTGGCGGCGGCGCTGGGCTGGCCGCTGGCTCGGGTGCGGGTGGAACAGGCTGAATTGGGTGGCTCATTCGGCGGGAAGGATGACATCATGGATATTCTGGCCGCCCGTGCCGCTATTGGGGCGCTGAAGACGGGACGTCCCATTAAAATCCGCTATCGCCGTGAGGAATCCATCCTCGAATCCTACAAGCGCCATCCCTACATTATGCACTACAAAGTCGGCTTCAATCGGGATGGCAAAATCATCGCCATGAAGATAGACATTCTGGCCGATGGGGGAGCCTATGCCTCCATGAGCCCATTCGTCACGTGGCGCACTGTGGTTCAGGCCACTGGGCCGTACGAGATCGAACATGTCTGGACCGATGTGCGGGCGGTTTACACCAACAATCCCTACACAGGTGCCATGCGGGGCTTTGGCTCGCCGCAGCCGATCTTCGCCCAGGAGTCGCTCATCGACGAGATCGCCATCCAATTGGGCAAAACGCCCGATGAGATTCGGCGCATCAATGGGCTGCGGCTCGGCTCGATCACGGCCACAGGGCAGCGGCTGGAAAATCATGACGTGAATCTGATCGACATTCTGGATCGGGCCGTGGCGACGACCGATTTTCGTTTAAAATGGCAAAAGAATCAAGATGAAAATAATTGGAAACAAATAGGCGAATGGCTCCGCCAGCTAGCCTCTGGCGATGGAACGAATTTGATTCTGCGGCCCAGCGATTTTCTACCTGCCGATGAGACAATTAAAAAGGGGATTGGGCTGGCGATGAGCTATCGGGGCTGCTCGCTAGGCGCCGAGGGCATCGATGCGGCGGCGGCCTACCTTTCGGTGCAGACGGATGGCTCGGCGTATCTGATTTCGGGCCTGGCGGAGAACGGCCAGGGCTTGCGCACCACGTTTTCCATCATCGCTGCCGAAGTGCTGGGGATCGAAGTGGAGGATATTTGTTATCTGGAACAGGATACAGGCCTGGTGCCCGATAGCGGTCCCACCGTGGCCTCCCGTTCAACTATCATGGGCGGCGGCGCTGTGAAAGCGGCGGCAGATATCGTTCGAGTTCGGTTGGAACAATTGGTTAGAAGTGAATGGCAACTCGATCCGTCTCAGAAACTGATCTTTCGCCATCGAGAGATCTGGCTGGAGGATGATCCGCAGCATCGCATCTCATTTGCCAATTTATGCAATCTGGCATATCAAAAGGGAATCTGCCTGGCCGCCATTGGCTGGTATCCAGGCCCCAAAGTCGATTGGCACGAGTCCACGGGACAGGGGCAGGCCTATTTCACGTACGTCTACGGTTGCCAGGTAGCCGAGGTGAGCGTGAATATTGCTACGGGGGAGGTTTATGTGGAGCGAGTGGTAGCGGTGCACAACCCTGGCACGGTGATCAACCTGTTAGGCGCCCAGGGGCAAATTTACGGCGGCGTCACCCAGGGAGCGGGCTATGGCTTGTGGGAGGAAATTTCCAGCCAGGACGGTTTCATTCGGGAGTTGAATTTCGACCAGTACTTGATTCCCACCAGCAAGGACATCGGCGAGATCGTGCCGATCTTCATGGAGGGGAGGGATTGCTACGGTCCCTGGGGCGCCAAGTCGCTGGGCGAGCCCGCCATGGAGCTGACGGCGGCGGCCATTGCCAATGCCGTGCGTAATGCCGTGGGCGTGCGCTATTTTCATCTGCCGCTGAATTTGGAGGAAATATTCTTGCGCCGCAAATTGCGGCCAGCCGATTTAGGAAGGGGGAGTGCGAGATGA